A single region of the Thermoleophilum album genome encodes:
- a CDS encoding inositol-3-phosphate synthase, which yields MTNNIAGNGASRYQTEKVRVAIVGVGNCASSFVQGVHYYRDADPSQRVPGLMHVDLGGYHVRDIEFTAAFDIDAEKVGKDLGEAIWAGQNNTIKFCDVPKLGVPVYRGMTHDGLGKYLKEKIRKAPGDTADIVGILKETKTDVVVSYLPVGAEQATKWYVEQVLEAGCAFVNCVPVFIAKERYWADRFRKAGLPIVGDDIKSQVGATIVHRTLARLFQDRGVRLARTSQLNVGGNMDFYNMLERERLESKKISKTQAVTSLLDEELSPDDVYIGPSDYVPWLTDRKWAHIRLEGEAFGGVPLTIEAKLEVWDSPNSAGIVIDAVRCAKLALNHGVGGPLIGPSAYFMKSPPEQYPDPVAREMTEQFIAQYGGAPKLPASGPVPAVEHSSAS from the coding sequence GTGACCAACAACATCGCCGGAAACGGGGCCTCGCGATACCAGACCGAGAAGGTTCGCGTGGCCATCGTCGGAGTAGGTAACTGCGCGTCGTCCTTTGTTCAGGGCGTCCACTACTACCGCGATGCCGATCCTTCCCAGCGTGTGCCGGGTCTTATGCACGTCGACCTCGGCGGCTACCACGTCCGCGACATCGAGTTCACCGCGGCGTTCGACATCGACGCCGAGAAGGTCGGCAAGGACCTCGGCGAGGCGATCTGGGCGGGCCAGAACAACACGATCAAGTTCTGCGACGTGCCGAAGCTCGGCGTGCCCGTCTACCGTGGCATGACCCACGACGGGCTCGGCAAGTATCTGAAGGAGAAGATCCGCAAGGCACCCGGCGACACCGCCGACATCGTTGGGATTCTCAAGGAGACGAAGACCGACGTCGTGGTGTCGTACCTGCCGGTCGGCGCCGAGCAAGCCACTAAGTGGTACGTCGAGCAGGTGCTAGAGGCGGGCTGCGCGTTCGTCAACTGCGTGCCGGTCTTCATCGCCAAGGAGCGCTACTGGGCCGACCGCTTCCGCAAGGCCGGTCTGCCGATCGTCGGCGACGACATCAAGTCGCAGGTGGGGGCGACGATCGTCCACCGCACGCTCGCGCGGCTCTTCCAGGACCGTGGCGTGCGCCTCGCCCGCACCTCGCAGCTGAACGTGGGCGGGAACATGGACTTCTACAACATGCTCGAGCGCGAGCGCCTCGAGTCGAAGAAGATCTCGAAGACGCAGGCGGTCACGTCGCTGCTCGACGAGGAGCTCTCGCCGGACGACGTCTACATCGGTCCGTCCGACTACGTGCCGTGGCTGACGGACCGCAAGTGGGCGCACATCCGCCTCGAGGGCGAGGCGTTCGGCGGCGTGCCGCTGACGATCGAGGCGAAGCTCGAGGTGTGGGACTCGCCGAACTCGGCGGGCATCGTGATCGACGCGGTGCGCTGCGCGAAGCTCGCTCTCAACCACGGCGTCGGCGGGCCGCTGATCGGGCCGTCGGCCTACTTCATGAAGTCGCCGCCGGAGCAGTACCCCGACCCCGTGGCGCGCGAGATGACCGAGCAGTTCATCGCCCAGTACGGCGGGGCGCCGAAGCTGCCGGCGAGCGGGCCGGTGCCGGCGGTCGAGCACAGCTCCGCTTCCTGA
- a CDS encoding CDP-alcohol phosphatidyltransferase family protein, whose protein sequence is MAASERQDDSLSGRAGAPPRRAVRSDDDTALAAMRARARERLIESRLTPNAISLTGFALNLLAAGLVLADLFVAAAIAFAVGSLMDMLDGRYSRMSGKGTAFGAFLDSTLDRVEEGVVLAAVAAYFARHGQDAAAGATVLAVVGSYMVSYTRARAEALGAECKVGIATRPVRVVILTAGLMFADGAGVVDLKLLEPAVYLLAGITVVTTLQRVHHVRRQLA, encoded by the coding sequence ATGGCCGCCAGCGAACGCCAGGACGACAGCTTGAGCGGGCGCGCTGGCGCGCCACCCCGGCGCGCAGTTAGGAGCGACGACGACACGGCGCTCGCGGCGATGCGCGCCCGCGCGCGCGAGCGCCTGATCGAGTCGCGGCTCACGCCCAACGCGATCTCGCTCACCGGCTTCGCCCTCAATCTCCTCGCCGCTGGGCTCGTGCTCGCCGACCTCTTTGTCGCCGCGGCGATCGCCTTCGCGGTGGGCTCGCTGATGGACATGCTCGACGGTCGCTACTCGCGGATGTCGGGCAAGGGCACAGCGTTCGGCGCCTTCCTTGACTCGACGCTCGATCGCGTCGAGGAGGGAGTCGTCCTCGCCGCCGTCGCGGCCTACTTCGCCCGCCACGGTCAGGACGCTGCTGCCGGCGCCACCGTGCTCGCGGTGGTGGGGTCGTACATGGTCTCGTACACGCGCGCCCGCGCCGAGGCGCTGGGGGCGGAGTGCAAGGTCGGCATCGCGACGCGACCGGTTCGCGTCGTCATCCTCACGGCGGGTCTGATGTTCGCCGACGGCGCCGGTGTGGTTGACTTGAAGCTACTGGAGCCGGCTGTCTACCTTCTTGCCGGTATCACCGTCGTGACTACCCTCCAGCGCGTACACCACGTGCGGAGGCAACTCGCCTGA
- a CDS encoding phosphatase PAP2 family protein, which yields MRRDPYPLPASVDRAAGAPRDSTARPAASAVLADLRRIWRASGSWLPHGWGDALVQLALFAGAYYAYRLVRGHIDGEVARAFANARAIVDLERSLGLFFEPSLQAWASAHRWLVEAASAMYVNSHFVVTTTFLIWLYIARNEAFYFVRNTFMLAMGFALLGYALFPTAPPRFLPEWGFTDTVASFFGENAQKSASALYNPFAAMPSMHVAFALMISVPAVALVRNRALRLAWAVYPLVVTFVVIVTANHFWLDAAVGAAVAATSALIARSALSRARPTVWAWPPANARTTA from the coding sequence GTGCGCCGCGACCCCTACCCACTGCCCGCTTCCGTCGACCGTGCTGCCGGCGCGCCCCGTGATTCGACGGCGCGTCCCGCTGCCAGCGCGGTGCTCGCCGACTTACGCCGGATCTGGCGCGCGAGCGGCAGCTGGCTGCCGCACGGGTGGGGCGACGCGCTCGTGCAGCTCGCCCTCTTCGCCGGTGCCTATTACGCCTACCGCCTTGTCCGCGGCCACATCGACGGCGAGGTGGCGCGAGCCTTCGCCAACGCCCGTGCGATCGTCGACCTCGAACGCTCGCTGGGCCTCTTCTTCGAACCGTCTCTACAGGCTTGGGCGAGCGCCCACCGTTGGCTCGTCGAGGCTGCGAGCGCGATGTACGTGAATTCGCACTTCGTCGTCACCACGACGTTCCTGATCTGGCTCTACATCGCCCGCAACGAAGCCTTCTACTTCGTGCGCAACACCTTCATGCTCGCAATGGGCTTCGCGCTGCTCGGCTACGCGCTGTTCCCGACGGCGCCACCCCGCTTCCTACCCGAGTGGGGCTTCACCGACACCGTCGCGTCGTTTTTCGGCGAGAACGCCCAGAAGAGCGCGAGCGCGCTCTACAACCCCTTTGCGGCGATGCCGTCGATGCACGTCGCCTTCGCCTTGATGATCAGCGTCCCGGCAGTGGCGCTCGTCCGCAACCGGGCTCTGCGCCTAGCGTGGGCGGTGTATCCGCTGGTCGTAACGTTCGTCGTCATCGTCACCGCCAACCACTTCTGGCTCGACGCCGCGGTGGGTGCGGCGGTCGCCGCGACTTCCGCCCTAATCGCGCGCTCGGCGCTTTCGCGTGCGCGTCCGACCGTCTGGGCATGGCCGCCAGCGAACGCCAGGACGACAGCTTGA